A stretch of DNA from Chiloscyllium plagiosum isolate BGI_BamShark_2017 chromosome 29, ASM401019v2, whole genome shotgun sequence:
AATGCCCGACGTGGACGTGAAGCAGAAAGCCTTCATGGCGTCATTGGGTCTGCAGCACGCCAAAGAGGCGAAGGCGGTGAAACGAGAGGAAACCACAGAATTCGATATCCACACGATCTGGGCTGAAACGCCCCCCTGGAAACTACCTCAAGAGGCCAACTGTGCTACTGTGAAGGATCAACCACCCTTAGACCTGGCTTCCCTGGGAGCAAGCCTGTCCTCCCTCTCTCCACTTCAGGACAAGGTTAAGATCTTGTCCTTGCACCCTTTCCAGAAGGGTTTTATAATCCAGCCCGATAGCAGTATTGTGGTGAAGCCCATCTCTAGTGAGTCCACCATTGAGTTTGCTGACATTCAGCAAATCCTGAAAATGGCGTCCTCTGCTCCCACACAGATCAGTCTGCCACCACTATCCAAGGCGCCTTCCATCCCGAACCAGTCCATCTACAGGCAGATGCCTCCGCTCAAGCCAAAGCCCCTGGTTGCACCGTGCACTGTTGTGGCTTCCACACCACCCCCGCTCATGAGTTCCCAGCAAGCTTCACCCGGATGCATTAGCCCCAACCTCTTCCCTCCTCCTCTGAAGCTTGTGAAGACGGTAGCTGGGCCTTTGTGCAGCCCTCAAGACCTGAAGGTGAAACCTGTGAACGGAGCGCAGCCCTTTCTTCAGCCAAAGACTGAGCCGCTGAGCCCCGTTGAGATGAAGACCCAGCTTGAGCAGGATAGTATTATTGAAGCGTTGATGCCAATGGAGATGAACGGGGCTATAAAACAGGAAGTCatggaaggagatctcaaggaCATGATGACGGGGACGTCCAGCAAGAAGGTTCCCGCGTTGAAGAAAGTCTTATATCCATGTCGTTTTTGCAACCAGGTGTTTGCTTTCTCTGGTGTGCTGAAAGCTCACATCCGCTCACATCTGGGCATCTCACCATACCAGTGCAACATCTGCACGTACATTGCAGCAGACAAGGCTGCGTTAATCCGCCACCTCCGCACACACAGCGGCGAGAGGCCCTTCATCTGTAAAATCTGCCACTACCCTTTCACAGTGAAGGCCAACTGTGAGAGGCACCTGCGCAAGAAGCACCTCAAGATGACCCGCAAGGACATTGAGAAGAACATTGAGTACGCGGAGAGCCATACTGCAGAGCTGGTGGACTCTTTCTGCTCGCCAGACACTGTGTGCAAGTACTGCGGCGAAGACCTCAAATACTACCGTGCCCTCCGGCATCACCTGAGGACACACAGCAGCTGTCAGAAGAAACCGTTTGAGTGCCGAGAGTGCAACATGGGCTTTTCCACCAAAAACAACTGCATCCGTCACATCCTTAAGCAGCACACCCACGTTGAGGAGAAGGAGATGGAAAAGCACATCCTGTTGGTGGACTGCCTTGTGGGTGAAAACGGGGCAGTGTCCCCCACTTTATCTGAGGAGAGTGTCTCTGCAAATGGCTCTCCGGTCTCATGCAAGGAGCCTCAGAATGGGTTTATGCATGGGTCGCTACCCCAGGGCTCCTTAAAAATGGAGCCCATGGGTATTTTTTCAATGGACTTGGACGAACCGCTGGATTTTTCTCAAAAGAACAAGAATGTGTCTTTCCACTCCTACAAACAGGAGTGCCACTTGCTCAGGAAGCATGCCTCACCCATTGTTGCACAGTTTGACAGCACCCTGGAGCCCATAGACCTTTCTGTCCCCAAAAACCCCCCGAAGGATAAAACAAACCTGGGCAAAGAAAATAAGGACGAGAGCCAGCTGGTTGTTAATGGTGGCTCATTTGCCTGTCAGCAGTGCCCATCTAACTTCCAGGCGAAGACCAGCCTTGATAAACACGTAAGTACGAAACATTCTTCGCCATTGCAGGGTTTGGTGCCCACCCGGAATCCGGCCACTCTCCCAGCTGTGGTTGCCAGCACCAGCATGCTGCGACCCCTGAGGCCTAAACCACCACCTCCGCTGCTCCTGCCCAAACCTGCCGCGGGCAAAGAGCTACCACCCCTGGCTTCCATCGCCCAAATAATTTCTTCCGTTTCATCTGCTCCCGCCTTGTTGAAGAGGGATGTCAAGGATGGTGCTGAAGCTAACAAGCCCACCCCCTCGTCTGATGGGGCAGAGGATTTAAAGATTGGCCTGGCTACCAAGGCTGCTCCACAAACAGGAACCAATGGCCCAGCAAAAACTTTGGCCCCACAACACACCGTGGAGAAAACATCAGCAGGGGCAACGGGGCCAGGCAAGAGGAAGGGAAGAAGGCGAAGTCTCAAGTTCAAGAAGATTCGACCCAGTGTCAGCAGCAGCGGCGTAGACCCAGAGTCCAGTGGGGAATTTGCCAGCGTGGAGAAAATGTTGGCCACGACCGACACCAACAAGTTCAGTCCTTTCCTACAGTCCACCAGTGTCAAAGAGGAACCCGAAAAGGAGGAAAAGGATTCCCAGGGAAAGGAAAAAGGAGACATAATAACcttgaaggggaaaaaaaattcctACTCTAACTCAGTGCAAAAAATCACTTGTCCATACTGCCCACGTCTATTTCCTTGGGCTAGTTCACTGCAGCGTCATATGTTAACACACACAGGTAAGACCACTATACAATTGTTCACATTTAGAATTTAATGCAGTTAATTCTTCTGAAATCGGACAACTATTCTGGAAAACCAAACATTTTTGATTTTGCCCTGCCTTTTCCTGTGTTATTTTGACTCTTTCTGACCTGGAGCCCGTGGTCCTGTGCTTGGGTCTGAAAGGCTTAATTTCCCTCAATCAGCTGGTCAATCTATGACCCTTGACTATTGGTTTCTCAATCCTTTTTGGTTAAGGAACCCACTAGTTTACTGTGGAATTGTATGGACCATCAACCGAGACTCGATCATTCCCTCCCATCATGTGTGCTTCATAAAACAAAAGTAATAATAAAGTAAGTTCACAATTGAAACA
This window harbors:
- the rreb1a gene encoding ras-responsive element-binding protein 1 isoform X7, with product MKIHEKEPTSSLGSSPPSPTKRRRPSVKRKLSQEEGEAKEEESPSKKVTREVPSDEEEEKKTEEVLHCPICYKTFICKYGLESHMETHPDSTLRCNLCCISFKTHRGLLRHNAIIHKQLPTDVSGKPYIQNNPTIPVGFHDLGFIDFSCRKFPLISQVWSELNLRRCTSKFHRFVCELCNKAFPMLAALKLHLETHRGQLEGGQGLPEPQQMPDVDVKQKAFMASLGLQHAKEAKAVKREETTEFDIHTIWAETPPWKLPQEANCATVKDQPPLDLASLGASLSSLSPLQDKVKILSLHPFQKGFIIQPDSSIVVKPISSESTIEFADIQQILKMASSAPTQISLPPLSKAPSIPNQSIYRQMPPLKPKPLVAPCTVVASTPPPLMSSQQASPGCISPNLFPPPLKLVKTVAGPLCSPQDLKVKPVNGAQPFLQPKTEPLSPVEMKTQLEQDSIIEALMPMEMNGAIKQEVMEGDLKDMMTGTSSKKVPALKKVLYPCRFCNQVFAFSGVLKAHIRSHLGISPYQCNICTYIAADKAALIRHLRTHSGERPFICKICHYPFTVKANCERHLRKKHLKMTRKDIEKNIEYAESHTAELVDSFCSPDTVCKYCGEDLKYYRALRHHLRTHSSCQKKPFECRECNMGFSTKNNCIRHILKQHTHVEEKEMEKHILLVDCLVGENGAVSPTLSEESVSANGSPVSCKEPQNGFMHGSLPQGSLKMEPMGIFSMDLDEPLDFSQKNKNVSFHSYKQECHLLRKHASPIVAQFDSTLEPIDLSVPKNPPKDKTNLGKENKDESQLVVNGGSFACQQCPSNFQAKTSLDKHVSTKHSSPLQGLVPTRNPATLPAVVASTSMLRPLRPKPPPPLLLPKPAAGKELPPLASIAQIISSVSSAPALLKRDVKDGAEANKPTPSSDGAEDLKIGLATKAAPQTGTNGPAKTLAPQHTVEKTSAGATGPGKRKGRRRSLKFKKIRPSVSSSGVDPESSGEFASVEKMLATTDTNKFSPFLQSTSVKEEPEKEEKDSQGKEKGDIITLKGKKNSYSNSVQKITCPYCPRLFPWASSLQRHMLTHTGQKPFPCPKCDAFFSTKSNCERHLLRKHGVANRSLRRNGLIARSKATDAKPLESTGNVPESETTVTEASPAPAAAAACPSPGPTERPGAEAPTGESEPKAESAAAAVRAKEEEQEAEEDAQSNKSLDLDFASKLIDFKLGSPDPGAAPAEGRNSCGVCGKTFKYAATLARHRKAHACERRRDRDARRGPRPAAEQPGALRSRPAKSAGASRSDGPPPRREDDVEEAAGARGGAPGARAPQPPTAAGQLELRKAPPSGSSKADKRKKICAVCSKRFWSLQDLTRHMRSHTGERPYKCLTCERTFTLKHSLVRHQRIHQKGAKVAKRHPGENDDELSKDEDDSESEAEQAGSSQLSDNESETVTSISLSNDSPLPLSIAGSPVTATTSQSPSQAGVKAAEPENSLIRPATAVNGVRQGTFLIQGNDQESLKNSEKTLADSTGSSDIIQNFLGIPSGAPMNHVLGSVESTPCLLGVE
- the rreb1a gene encoding ras-responsive element-binding protein 1 isoform X6, giving the protein MSRRKQLNPNKVHLGDNGSEEKGDLGQTSQATLTGLVDESRIQEDDDAEIESKTQTENGAESEMEVITTTAQGTAVILPNNPESVDLSSVKSMMSTVMNMGSLNGEAGEMPSNKSPSKSSIRAGKIKQEAKEEKSFFICPLCEKDCGTQHQLTMHIRQHNTDSGGNTHSCSICGKSLSSASSLDRHMLVHSGERPYKCSICHQAFTTNGNMHRHMKIHEKEPTSSLGSSPPSPTKRRRPSVKRKLSQEEGEAKEEESPSKKVTREVPSDEEEEKKTEEVLHCPICYKTFICKYGLESHMETHPDSTLRCNLCCISFKTHRGLLRHNAIIHKQLPTDVSGKPYIQNNPTIPVGFHDLGFIDFSCRKFPLISQVWSELNLRRCTSKFHRFVCELCNKAFPMLAALKLHLETHRGQLEGGQGLPEPQQMPDVDVKQKAFMASLGLQHAKEAKAVKREETTEFDIHTIWAETPPWKLPQEANCATVKDQPPLDLASLGASLSSLSPLQDKVKILSLHPFQKGFIIQPDSSIVVKPISSESTIEFADIQQILKMASSAPTQISLPPLSKAPSIPNQSIYRQMPPLKPKPLVAPCTVVASTPPPLMSSQQASPGCISPNLFPPPLKLVKTVAGPLCSPQDLKVKPVNGAQPFLQPKTEPLSPVEMKTQLEQDSIIEALMPMEMNGAIKQEVMEGDLKDMMTGTSSKKVPALKKVLYPCRFCNQVFAFSGVLKAHIRSHLGISPYQCNICTYIAADKAALIRHLRTHSGERPFICKICHYPFTVKANCERHLRKKHLKMTRKDIEKNIEYAESHTAELVDSFCSPDTVCKYCGEDLKYYRALRHHLRTHSSCQKKPFECRECNMGFSTKNNCIRHILKQHTHVEEKEMEKHILLVDCLVGENGAVSPTLSEESVSANGSPVSCKEPQNGFMHGSLPQGSLKMEPMGIFSMDLDEPLDFSQKNKNVSFHSYKQECHLLRKHASPIVAQFDSTLEPIDLSVPKNPPKDKTNLGKENKDESQLVVNGGSFACQQCPSNFQAKTSLDKHVSTKHSSPLQGLVPTRNPATLPAVVASTSMLRPLRPKPPPPLLLPKPAAGKELPPLASIAQIISSVSSAPALLKRDVKDGAEANKPTPSSDGAEDLKIGLATKAAPQTGTNGPAKTLAPQHTVEKTSAGATGPGKRKGRRRSLKFKKIRPSVSSSGVDPESSGEFASVEKMLATTDTNKFSPFLQSTSVKEEPEKEEKDSQGKEKGDIITLKGKKNSYSNSVQKITCPYCPRLFPWASSLQRHMLTHTGQKPFPCPKCDAFFSTKSNCERHLLRKHGVANRSLRRNGLIARSKATDAKPLESTGNVPESETTVTEASPAPAAAAACPSPGPTERPGAEAPTGESEPKAESAAAAVRAKEEEQEAEEDAQSNKSLDLDFASKLIDFKLGSPDPGAAPAEGRNSCGVCGKTFKYAATLARHRKAHACERRRDRDARRGPRPAAEQPGALRSRPAKSAGASRSDGPPPRREDDVEEAAGARGGAPGARAPQPPTAAGQLELRKAPPSGSSKADKRKKICAVCSKRFWSLQDLTRHMRSHTESYNTEGHSANLPFL
- the rreb1a gene encoding ras-responsive element-binding protein 1 isoform X4; the protein is MSRRKQLNPNKVHLGDNGSEEKGDLGQTSQATLTGLVDESRIQEDDDAEIESKTQTENGAESEMEVITTTAQGTAVILPNNPESVDLSSVKSMMSTVMNMGSLNGEAGEMPSNKSPSKSSIRAGKIKQEAKEEKSFFICPLCEKDCGTQHQLTMHIRQHNTDSGGNTHSCSICGKSLSSASSLDRHMLVHSGERPYKCSICHQAFTTNGNMHRHMKIHEKEPTSSLGSSPPSPTKRRRPSVKRKLSQEEGEAKEEESPSKKVTREVPSDEEEEKKTEEVLHCPICYKTFICKYGLESHMETHPDSTLRCNLCCISFKTHRGLLRHNAIIHKQLPTDVSGKPYIQNNPTIPVGFHDLGFIDFSCRKFPLISQVWSELNLRRCTSKFHRFVCELCNKAFPMLAALKLHLETHRGQLEGGQGLPEPQQMPDVDVKQKAFMASLGLQHAKEAKAVKREETTEFDIHTIWAETPPWKLPQEANCATVKDQPPLDLASLGASLSSLSPLQDKVKILSLHPFQKGFIIQPDSSIVVKPISSESTIEFADIQQILKMASSAPTQISLPPLSKAPSIPNQSIYRQMPPLKPKPLVAPCTVVASTPPPLMSSQQASPGCISPNLFPPPLKLVKTVAGPLCSPQDLKVKPVNGAQPFLQPKTEPLSPVEMKTQLEQDSIIEALMPMEMNGAIKQEVMEGDLKDMMTGTSSKKVPALKKVLYPCRFCNQVFAFSGVLKAHIRSHLGISPYQCNICTYIAADKAALIRHLRTHSGERPFICKICHYPFTVKANCERHLRKKHLKMTRKDIEKNIEYAESHTAELVDSFCSPDTVCKYCGEDLKYYRALRHHLRTHSSCQKKPFECRECNMGFSTKNNCIRHILKQHTHVEEKEMEKHILLVDCLVGENGAVSPTLSEESVSANGSPVSCKEPQNGFMHGSLPQGSLKMEPMGIFSMDLDEPLDFSQKNKNVSFHSYKQECHLLRKHASPIVAQFDSTLEPIDLSVPKNPPKDKTNLGKENKDESQLVVNGGSFACQQCPSNFQAKTSLDKHVSTKHSSPLQGLVPTRNPATLPAVVASTSMLRPLRPKPPPPLLLPKPAAGKELPPLASIAQIISSVSSAPALLKRDVKDGAEANKPTPSSDGAEDLKIGLATKAAPQTGTNGPAKTLAPQHTVEKTSAGATGPGKRKGRRRSLKFKKIRPSVSSSGVDPESSGEFASVEKMLATTDTNKFSPFLQSTSVKEEPEKEEKDSQGKEKGDIITLKGKKNSYSNSVQKITCPYCPRLFPWASSLQRHMLTHTGNVPESETTVTEASPAPAAAAACPSPGPTERPGAEAPTGESEPKAESAAAAVRAKEEEQEAEEDAQSNKSLDLDFASKLIDFKLGSPDPGAAPAEGRNSCGVCGKTFKYAATLARHRKAHACERRRDRDARRGPRPAAEQPGALRSRPAKSAGASRSDGPPPRREDDVEEAAGARGGAPGARAPQPPTAAGQLELRKAPPSGSSKADKRKKICAVCSKRFWSLQDLTRHMRSHTGERPYKCLTCERTFTLKHSLVRHQRIHQKGAKVAKRHPGENDDELSKDEDDSESEAEQAGSSQLSDNESETVTSISLSNDSPLPLSIAGSPVTATTSQSPSQAGVKAAEPENSLIRPATAVNGVRQGTFLIQGNDQESLKNSEKTLADSTGSSDIIQNFLGIPSGAPMNHVLGSVESTPCLLGVE
- the rreb1a gene encoding ras-responsive element-binding protein 1 isoform X8 → MGCGSGVTCRPDQTRCNLCCISFKTHRGLLRHNAIIHKQLPTDVSGKPYIQNNPTIPVGFHDLGFIDFSCRKFPLISQVWSELNLRRCTSKFHRFVCELCNKAFPMLAALKLHLETHRGQLEGGQGLPEPQQMPDVDVKQKAFMASLGLQHAKEAKAVKREETTEFDIHTIWAETPPWKLPQEANCATVKDQPPLDLASLGASLSSLSPLQDKVKILSLHPFQKGFIIQPDSSIVVKPISSESTIEFADIQQILKMASSAPTQISLPPLSKAPSIPNQSIYRQMPPLKPKPLVAPCTVVASTPPPLMSSQQASPGCISPNLFPPPLKLVKTVAGPLCSPQDLKVKPVNGAQPFLQPKTEPLSPVEMKTQLEQDSIIEALMPMEMNGAIKQEVMEGDLKDMMTGTSSKKVPALKKVLYPCRFCNQVFAFSGVLKAHIRSHLGISPYQCNICTYIAADKAALIRHLRTHSGERPFICKICHYPFTVKANCERHLRKKHLKMTRKDIEKNIEYAESHTAELVDSFCSPDTVCKYCGEDLKYYRALRHHLRTHSSCQKKPFECRECNMGFSTKNNCIRHILKQHTHVEEKEMEKHILLVDCLVGENGAVSPTLSEESVSANGSPVSCKEPQNGFMHGSLPQGSLKMEPMGIFSMDLDEPLDFSQKNKNVSFHSYKQECHLLRKHASPIVAQFDSTLEPIDLSVPKNPPKDKTNLGKENKDESQLVVNGGSFACQQCPSNFQAKTSLDKHVSTKHSSPLQGLVPTRNPATLPAVVASTSMLRPLRPKPPPPLLLPKPAAGKELPPLASIAQIISSVSSAPALLKRDVKDGAEANKPTPSSDGAEDLKIGLATKAAPQTGTNGPAKTLAPQHTVEKTSAGATGPGKRKGRRRSLKFKKIRPSVSSSGVDPESSGEFASVEKMLATTDTNKFSPFLQSTSVKEEPEKEEKDSQGKEKGDIITLKGKKNSYSNSVQKITCPYCPRLFPWASSLQRHMLTHTGQKPFPCPKCDAFFSTKSNCERHLLRKHGVANRSLRRNGLIARSKATDAKPLESTGNVPESETTVTEASPAPAAAAACPSPGPTERPGAEAPTGESEPKAESAAAAVRAKEEEQEAEEDAQSNKSLDLDFASKLIDFKLGSPDPGAAPAEGRNSCGVCGKTFKYAATLARHRKAHACERRRDRDARRGPRPAAEQPGALRSRPAKSAGASRSDGPPPRREDDVEEAAGARGGAPGARAPQPPTAAGQLELRKAPPSGSSKADKRKKICAVCSKRFWSLQDLTRHMRSHTGERPYKCLTCERTFTLKHSLVRHQRIHQKGAKVAKRHPGENDDELSKDEDDSESEAEQAGSSQLSDNESETVTSISLSNDSPLPLSIAGSPVTATTSQSPSQAGVKAAEPENSLIRPATAVNGVRQGTFLIQGNDQESLKNSEKTLADSTGSSDIIQNFLGIPSGAPMNHVLGSVESTPCLLGVE
- the rreb1a gene encoding ras-responsive element-binding protein 1 isoform X5, whose protein sequence is MEVITTTAQGTAVILPNNPESVDLSSVKSMMSTVMNMGSLNGEAGEMPSNKSPSKSSIRAGKIKQEAKEEKSFFICPLCEKDCGTQHQLTMHIRQHNTDSGGNTHSCSICGKSLSSASSLDRHMLVHSGERPYKCSICHQAFTTNGNMHRHMKIHEKEPTSSLGSSPPSPTKRRRPSVKRKLSQEEGEAKEEESPSKKVTREVPSDEEEEKKTEEVLHCPICYKTFICKYGLESHMETHPDSTLRCNLCCISFKTHRGLLRHNAIIHKQLPTDVSGKPYIQNNPTIPVGFHDLGFIDFSCRKFPLISQVWSELNLRRCTSKFHRFVCELCNKAFPMLAALKLHLETHRGQLEGGQGLPEPQQMPDVDVKQKAFMASLGLQHAKEAKAVKREETTEFDIHTIWAETPPWKLPQEANCATVKDQPPLDLASLGASLSSLSPLQDKVKILSLHPFQKGFIIQPDSSIVVKPISSESTIEFADIQQILKMASSAPTQISLPPLSKAPSIPNQSIYRQMPPLKPKPLVAPCTVVASTPPPLMSSQQASPGCISPNLFPPPLKLVKTVAGPLCSPQDLKVKPVNGAQPFLQPKTEPLSPVEMKTQLEQDSIIEALMPMEMNGAIKQEVMEGDLKDMMTGTSSKKVPALKKVLYPCRFCNQVFAFSGVLKAHIRSHLGISPYQCNICTYIAADKAALIRHLRTHSGERPFICKICHYPFTVKANCERHLRKKHLKMTRKDIEKNIEYAESHTAELVDSFCSPDTVCKYCGEDLKYYRALRHHLRTHSSCQKKPFECRECNMGFSTKNNCIRHILKQHTHVEEKEMEKHILLVDCLVGENGAVSPTLSEESVSANGSPVSCKEPQNGFMHGSLPQGSLKMEPMGIFSMDLDEPLDFSQKNKNVSFHSYKQECHLLRKHASPIVAQFDSTLEPIDLSVPKNPPKDKTNLGKENKDESQLVVNGGSFACQQCPSNFQAKTSLDKHVSTKHSSPLQGLVPTRNPATLPAVVASTSMLRPLRPKPPPPLLLPKPAAGKELPPLASIAQIISSVSSAPALLKRDVKDGAEANKPTPSSDGAEDLKIGLATKAAPQTGTNGPAKTLAPQHTVEKTSAGATGPGKRKGRRRSLKFKKIRPSVSSSGVDPESSGEFASVEKMLATTDTNKFSPFLQSTSVKEEPEKEEKDSQGKEKGDIITLKGKKNSYSNSVQKITCPYCPRLFPWASSLQRHMLTHTGQKPFPCPKCDAFFSTKSNCERHLLRKHGVANRSLRRNGLIARSKATDAKPLESTGNVPESETTVTEASPAPAAAAACPSPGPTERPGAEAPTGESEPKAESAAAAVRAKEEEQEAEEDAQSNKSLDLDFASKLIDFKLGSPDPGAAPAEGRNSCGVCGKTFKYAATLARHRKAHACERRRDRDARRGPRPAAEQPGALRSRPAKSAGASRSDGPPPRREDDVEEAAGARGGAPGARAPQPPTAAGQLELRKAPPSGSSKADKRKKICAVCSKRFWSLQDLTRHMRSHTGERPYKCLTCERTFTLKHSLVRHQRIHQKGAKVAKRHPGENDDELSKDEDDSESEAEQAGSSQLSDNESETVTSISLSNDSPLPLSIAGSPVTATTSQSPSQAGVKAAEPENSLIRPATAVNGVRQGTFLIQGNDQESLKNSEKTLADSTGSSDIIQNFLGIPSGAPMNHVLGSVESTPCLLGVE